The Periplaneta americana isolate PAMFEO1 chromosome 2, P.americana_PAMFEO1_priV1, whole genome shotgun sequence genome has a window encoding:
- the LOC138715016 gene encoding uncharacterized protein, producing the protein MAANKLKIRGRCIVPGCKSIKIVGGKHFFTFPHEPMRCWKWIRFCGLEDRYRVASEVKQGLKICMDHFIESDYYRSAHTVRLKHTAVPTLHANGIVMPFNPKIQSPPPSPAVPRVTLSPETTLTFRHDKNLRTYARRAKIGSSAPVDTPSLIGLQAANEQAAGLAAMPQTIPSPMGTAASNISAATTYAGTNKDACQQDVMNMFKVKEELDPLAAKNEVNADNGESLLTGRNFLEMDINKIKMESSDLNEDNLLGVECGENYLSLLRTLKSEVEEESHILLSVKEEPVEEEMTEDEYLNRALHPLFQELIRDQDIDACESTEHASMVVNEQDIRTLNSAITYQPSVS; encoded by the exons ATGGCTGCCAATAAGCTGAAGATTCGAGGAAGATGCATTGTTCCTGGATGCAAGAGTATTAAGATTGTGGGAGGGAAGCATTTTTTCACTTTTCCTCATGAACCTATGAG GTGTTGGAAGTGGATCAGATTTTGTGGGCTAGAGGACCGCTATCGAGTTGCCTCAGAGGTCAAACAAGGCTTGAAAATCTGTATGGACCACTTCATAGAGTCTGACTATTATAGGTCTGCACATACAGTCAGACTTAAGCACACTGCAGTACCCACTCTCCATGCCAATGGAATAGTGATGCCATTCAACCCTAAAATCCAGAGCCCACCACCTAGCCCAGCTGTGCCTCGAGTAACCTTATCACCGGAGACTACCCTAACTTTCAGGCATGACAAGAATTTGCGGACGTATGCTAGGAGGGCGAAGATTGGCTCTTCTGCTCCTGTAG aTACGCCTAGTCTCATAGGTTTACAAGCTGCAAATGAGCAGGCTGCAGGCTTGGCAGCTATGCCTCAAACAATTCCGTCTCCTATGGGTACTGCAGCTTCAAACATTAGTGCTGCGACGACATATGCCGGGACGAATAAAGATGCATGCCAACAAG ATGTTATGAATATGTTTAAAGTAAAGGAAGAGCTCGACCCTTTAGCTGCAAAGAATGAAGTAAATGCAGATAATGGAGAATCTCTGTTAACT GGAAGGAATTTCTTGGAAATGGACATAAATAAGATCAAAATGGAATCCTCTGACCTGAATGAAGATAACTTACTAGGAGTAGAGTGTGGGGAAAATTACCTTTCTTTATTACGAACATTGAAGTCTGAAGTTGAG GAAGAGTCACATATTCTGTTGTCTGTGAAAGAGGAGCCagtagaagaggagatgacaGAGGATGAATACTTGAATAG GGCTCTTCATCCTCTTTTTCAAGAACTTATCAGGGATCAAGATATTGACGCATGTGAGTCCACAGAACATGCCAGCATGGTCGTAAATGAACAGGACATAAGGACTCTGAATTCAGCGATAACATATCAACCAAGTGTGAGCTGA
- the LOC138715020 gene encoding uncharacterized protein isoform X4, which yields MDVIKTEPETDPLALQNECIKEEKKPLSLVRHPLEVSVDHIKVEVSDPNIDHVSDIKHENNEFPLPLEVSEFEVEEESWAIDKVKAEFKVDVTEVDDNFERSVNLQAHSAALSRRSGKPRGRYQ from the exons ATGGATGTGATTAAGACAGAACCCGAGACTGATCCTTTGGCTCTGCAGAATGAATgtataaaagaagagaaaaaaccaCTGTCATTG GTGAGACATCCCTTGGAAGTGAGTGTGGATCACATTAAGGTGGAAGTCTCTGATCCAAACATTGATCACGTATCGGACATAAAACACGAAAACAATGAATTCCCTCTGCCATTAGAAGTGTCTGAATTTGAAGTTGAG GAGGAGTCGTGGGCCATCGACAAAGTGAAAGCTGAGTTTAAAGTAGATGTGACTGAAGTGGATGATAACTTTGAGAG GTCTGTTAATTTACAGGCCCATTCAGCTGCATTGTCAAGAAGAAGTGGGAAGCCAAGAGGTAGATATCAGTGA
- the LOC138715020 gene encoding uncharacterized protein isoform X6, giving the protein MDVIKTEPETDPLALQNECIKEEKKPLSLVRHPLEVSVDHIKVEVSDPNIDHVSDIKHENNEFPLPLEVSEFEVEEESWAIDKVKAEFKVDVTEVDDNFERTGYR; this is encoded by the exons ATGGATGTGATTAAGACAGAACCCGAGACTGATCCTTTGGCTCTGCAGAATGAATgtataaaagaagagaaaaaaccaCTGTCATTG GTGAGACATCCCTTGGAAGTGAGTGTGGATCACATTAAGGTGGAAGTCTCTGATCCAAACATTGATCACGTATCGGACATAAAACACGAAAACAATGAATTCCCTCTGCCATTAGAAGTGTCTGAATTTGAAGTTGAG GAGGAGTCGTGGGCCATCGACAAAGTGAAAGCTGAGTTTAAAGTAGATGTGACTGAAGTGGATGATAACTTTGAGAG GACTGGGTACAGATAG
- the LOC138715020 gene encoding uncharacterized protein isoform X5, which translates to MDVIKTEPETDPLALQNECIKEEKKPLSLVRHPLEVSVDHIKVEVSDPNIDHVSDIKHENNEFPLPLEVSEFEVEEESWAIDKVKAEFKVDVTEVDDNFERGSLPPGGELVAILSRGP; encoded by the exons ATGGATGTGATTAAGACAGAACCCGAGACTGATCCTTTGGCTCTGCAGAATGAATgtataaaagaagagaaaaaaccaCTGTCATTG GTGAGACATCCCTTGGAAGTGAGTGTGGATCACATTAAGGTGGAAGTCTCTGATCCAAACATTGATCACGTATCGGACATAAAACACGAAAACAATGAATTCCCTCTGCCATTAGAAGTGTCTGAATTTGAAGTTGAG GAGGAGTCGTGGGCCATCGACAAAGTGAAAGCTGAGTTTAAAGTAGATGTGACTGAAGTGGATGATAACTTTGAGAG AGGGTCGCTGCCCCCTGGTGGAGAACTGGTGGCGATATTATCCAGAGGGCCATGA
- the LOC138715020 gene encoding zinc finger protein 235-like isoform X2, translated as MDVIKTEPETDPLALQNECIKEEKKPLSLVRHPLEVSVDHIKVEVSDPNIDHVSDIKHENNEFPLPLEVSEFEVEEESWAIDKVKAEFKVDVTEVDDNFERPIQLHCQEEVGSQEVDISENSTQNTSTVIHAQRSTNNLVNGESRDDPSFQKSFNCEICGKGFMTMKRLKQHRQIHTGQKPFKCDTCGKSFARLGHLQRHVSIHASDKPFKCTVCEKGFTRPDLLRRHVTTHESTHAGLRPYKCEVCDKSFTECCHLKQHGLIHTGDKAFKCNICTKAFRSSANLKLHMVIHSEEKLFKCDLCGKKFTTSNDAARHMNIHNDKNAYKCDICSKNFWRKSRLQYHLLKHMEEKPYNCNVCCRGYRQASSLKEHLRVHTGEKPFKCIVCDKTFRLSTQLKEHLRTSESLKCGICDREFSNSKCLKYHMIIHTGETPFPCTKCEMSFKSNRSRMLHMSSHKIGNSFQCSIRDECQSSDHN; from the exons ATGGATGTGATTAAGACAGAACCCGAGACTGATCCTTTGGCTCTGCAGAATGAATgtataaaagaagagaaaaaaccaCTGTCATTG GTGAGACATCCCTTGGAAGTGAGTGTGGATCACATTAAGGTGGAAGTCTCTGATCCAAACATTGATCACGTATCGGACATAAAACACGAAAACAATGAATTCCCTCTGCCATTAGAAGTGTCTGAATTTGAAGTTGAG GAGGAGTCGTGGGCCATCGACAAAGTGAAAGCTGAGTTTAAAGTAGATGTGACTGAAGTGGATGATAACTTTGAGAG GCCCATTCAGCTGCATTGTCAAGAAGAAGTGGGAAGCCAAGAGGTAGATATCAGTGAAAATTCCACACAAAACACTAGCACAGTCATTCATGCACAAAGAAGTACGAACAATCTTGTGAATGGTGAATCCAGAGATGATCCTTCATTCCAGAAGAGTTTTAATTGCGAAATTTGTGGTAAAGGCTTTATGACAATGAAGCGTTTGAAACAACATAGACAGATTCACACGGGAcagaagcctttcaaatgcgacACTTGCGGCAAGAGTTTTGCAAGACTTGGTCATCTTCAACGACATGTGTCAATTCATGCAAGTGACAAACCATTCAAATGTACCGTTTGTGAGAAAGGTTTCACACGACCAGATCTTCTGCGACGGCATGTGACAACTCACGAATCAACCCACGCTGGCCTTAGACCTTATAAATGCGAAGTTTGTGACAAGAGTTTCACTGAATGCTGTCATCTCAAACAACATGGGCTAATTCATACAGGCGATAAAGCTTTCAAATGCAATATCTGTACGAAGGCTTTCAGAAGCTCAGCAAATTTAAAACTTCATATGGTCATTCATTCAGAGGAGAAACTATTTAAGTGTGACCTTTGTGGAAAGAAATTTACAACCAGTAATGATGCTGCACGTCATATGAACATACATAATGACAAAAATGCCTATAAATGTGACATTTGCTCTAAGAACTTCTGGCGTAAAAGTCGCTTGCAGTATCACTTGTTGAAGCACATGGAGGAGAAACCGTACAATTGCAACGTCTGTTGCAGAGGCTACAGGCAAGCAAGTAGTTTGAAAGAACATTTACGTGTTCACACAGGGGAGAAGCCCTTCAAATGTATTGTTTGTGATAAGACTTTCAGACTGTCGACTCAATTGAAAGAACATTTACGCACTAGTGAGTCCTTAAAATGTGGTATCTGTGACAGGGAATTTAGTAACTCCAAATGTCTAAAGTATCACATGATAATTCACACAGGAGAGACCCCCTTCCCTTGTACTAAATGTGAGATGAGCTTCAAGAGTAACAGAAGTAGAATGCTTCATATGAGTTCTCACAAAATTGGTAATTCATTTCAGTGCAGTATTAGAGATGAGTGTCAAAGCTCAGACCATAATTAA
- the LOC138715020 gene encoding zinc finger protein 235-like isoform X3 gives MDVIKTEPETDPLALQNECIKEEKKPLSLEESWAIDKVKAEFKVDVTEVDDNFERPIQLHCQEEVGSQEVDISENSTQNTSTVIHAQRSTNNLVNGESRDDPSFQKSFNCEICGKGFMTMKRLKQHRQIHTGQKPFKCDTCGKSFARLGHLQRHVSIHASDKPFKCTVCEKGFTRPDLLRRHVTTHESTHAGLRPYKCEVCDKSFTECCHLKQHGLIHTGDKAFKCNICTKAFRSSANLKLHMVIHSEEKLFKCDLCGKKFTTSNDAARHMNIHNDKNAYKCDICSKNFWRKSRLQYHLLKHMEEKPYNCNVCCRGYRQASSLKEHLRVHTGEKPFKCIVCDKTFRLSTQLKEHLRTSESLKCGICDREFSNSKCLKYHMIIHTGETPFPCTKCEMSFKSNRSRMLHMSSHKIGNSFQCSIRDECQSSDHN, from the exons ATGGATGTGATTAAGACAGAACCCGAGACTGATCCTTTGGCTCTGCAGAATGAATgtataaaagaagagaaaaaaccaCTGTCATTG GAGGAGTCGTGGGCCATCGACAAAGTGAAAGCTGAGTTTAAAGTAGATGTGACTGAAGTGGATGATAACTTTGAGAG GCCCATTCAGCTGCATTGTCAAGAAGAAGTGGGAAGCCAAGAGGTAGATATCAGTGAAAATTCCACACAAAACACTAGCACAGTCATTCATGCACAAAGAAGTACGAACAATCTTGTGAATGGTGAATCCAGAGATGATCCTTCATTCCAGAAGAGTTTTAATTGCGAAATTTGTGGTAAAGGCTTTATGACAATGAAGCGTTTGAAACAACATAGACAGATTCACACGGGAcagaagcctttcaaatgcgacACTTGCGGCAAGAGTTTTGCAAGACTTGGTCATCTTCAACGACATGTGTCAATTCATGCAAGTGACAAACCATTCAAATGTACCGTTTGTGAGAAAGGTTTCACACGACCAGATCTTCTGCGACGGCATGTGACAACTCACGAATCAACCCACGCTGGCCTTAGACCTTATAAATGCGAAGTTTGTGACAAGAGTTTCACTGAATGCTGTCATCTCAAACAACATGGGCTAATTCATACAGGCGATAAAGCTTTCAAATGCAATATCTGTACGAAGGCTTTCAGAAGCTCAGCAAATTTAAAACTTCATATGGTCATTCATTCAGAGGAGAAACTATTTAAGTGTGACCTTTGTGGAAAGAAATTTACAACCAGTAATGATGCTGCACGTCATATGAACATACATAATGACAAAAATGCCTATAAATGTGACATTTGCTCTAAGAACTTCTGGCGTAAAAGTCGCTTGCAGTATCACTTGTTGAAGCACATGGAGGAGAAACCGTACAATTGCAACGTCTGTTGCAGAGGCTACAGGCAAGCAAGTAGTTTGAAAGAACATTTACGTGTTCACACAGGGGAGAAGCCCTTCAAATGTATTGTTTGTGATAAGACTTTCAGACTGTCGACTCAATTGAAAGAACATTTACGCACTAGTGAGTCCTTAAAATGTGGTATCTGTGACAGGGAATTTAGTAACTCCAAATGTCTAAAGTATCACATGATAATTCACACAGGAGAGACCCCCTTCCCTTGTACTAAATGTGAGATGAGCTTCAAGAGTAACAGAAGTAGAATGCTTCATATGAGTTCTCACAAAATTGGTAATTCATTTCAGTGCAGTATTAGAGATGAGTGTCAAAGCTCAGACCATAATTAA